One bacterium genomic region harbors:
- a CDS encoding DUF433 domain-containing protein: protein MCGGKPCIKGTRIPVYMVLELVKEGISFDDILRDYYPHIVKEDIKACIEYAKAVIENEGIHFAKEIAA, encoded by the coding sequence ATATGTGGAGGAAAGCCTTGCATTAAAGGGACACGAATACCTGTGTATATGGTTTTGGAACTTGTAAAAGAAGGTATATCCTTTGATGATATTTTAAGAGATTACTATCCTCACATTGTTAAGGAAGATATAAAAGCTTGTATAGAATATGCAAAAGCTGTAATTGAGAATGAAGGGATACACTTTGCAAAGGAAATTGCAGCATGA